One region of Paraburkholderia phymatum STM815 genomic DNA includes:
- a CDS encoding MFS transporter: MQSAVVGVVRAASRFRWTVCALLFFATVINYMDRQILGLLAPLLQHEIGWTQVQYGRIVIAFSAFYAIGLLCFGRVVDWLGTRISYAGAMLIWSIAAMLHAAVGSVMGFAAVRALLGVGEGGNFPAAIKTTAEWFPRRERALATGIFNSGANIGAVFAPAIIPAIAVMYGWRAAFVIIGAIGIVWLAVWLAIYRPADGSVQDEAFDEPRDEVEALDARHANARAPGWGELIKKRETWAFLIGKFLTDPVWWFYLFWLPKWLNESRGMDMQHIGLPLVIIYAITTVGSIGGGWISSALLRKGWSVNAARKTAMLICACCVLPIAFVSQVDNLWMAVGIVGLAAAAHQGWSANLFTTASDLFPRRALGAVVGIGGMAGSIGGVLFSEVIGQVLQRTGHYWVLFAIGALAYLLALAIMHVLTPRMAPAKLDA, translated from the coding sequence ATGCAATCTGCCGTCGTCGGCGTCGTACGCGCCGCCAGCCGCTTCCGCTGGACCGTCTGTGCGCTGCTTTTCTTTGCGACCGTCATCAACTATATGGACCGACAGATCCTCGGTCTTCTCGCGCCGCTGCTCCAGCACGAAATCGGCTGGACGCAGGTGCAGTACGGCCGCATCGTGATCGCGTTCTCCGCGTTCTATGCAATCGGCCTGCTCTGCTTCGGACGCGTGGTCGACTGGCTCGGTACGCGGATTTCGTACGCGGGCGCGATGCTGATCTGGAGCATTGCCGCGATGCTGCACGCGGCCGTCGGCTCGGTGATGGGCTTCGCGGCCGTGCGCGCGCTGCTCGGCGTCGGCGAGGGCGGCAACTTCCCGGCGGCCATCAAGACCACAGCTGAGTGGTTCCCGCGCCGCGAGCGCGCGCTCGCGACGGGCATCTTCAACTCCGGCGCCAACATCGGCGCGGTGTTCGCGCCTGCGATCATCCCGGCGATTGCGGTGATGTACGGGTGGCGCGCGGCGTTCGTCATCATCGGCGCGATCGGCATCGTATGGCTCGCGGTGTGGCTTGCGATCTATCGCCCCGCTGACGGCAGCGTGCAAGACGAAGCGTTCGACGAACCGCGCGACGAAGTCGAAGCACTCGACGCCCGCCACGCCAACGCGCGCGCGCCGGGCTGGGGCGAGTTGATCAAGAAGCGTGAGACGTGGGCGTTCCTGATCGGTAAATTCCTGACCGACCCGGTGTGGTGGTTCTACCTGTTCTGGCTGCCGAAGTGGCTCAACGAATCGCGCGGCATGGACATGCAGCACATCGGCTTGCCGCTCGTCATCATCTACGCGATCACGACGGTCGGCAGTATCGGCGGCGGGTGGATTTCGTCGGCGCTGCTGCGCAAGGGCTGGAGCGTCAATGCGGCGCGCAAGACGGCGATGCTGATCTGCGCGTGCTGCGTGCTGCCCATCGCGTTCGTGTCGCAAGTCGATAACCTGTGGATGGCCGTCGGCATTGTCGGTCTCGCAGCCGCTGCGCACCAGGGCTGGTCGGCGAATCTGTTCACTACCGCTTCCGACCTCTTCCCGCGCCGCGCACTTGGCGCTGTGGTCGGTATTGGCGGGATGGCGGGTTCGATCGGCGGCGTGCTGTTCTCCGAAGTGATCGGCCAGGTGCTGCAACGTACGGGACACTACTGGGTGCTGTTCGCGATCGGCGCACTCGCCTATCTGCTCGCGCTCGCGATCATGCACGTACTGACGCCGCGCATGGCGCCCGCGAAGCTCGATGCGTAA
- a CDS encoding PAS domain S-box protein produces the protein MNASQDRQIDTPDTAALLDRERSTNARLRKLIDAHSRIAAAKLDLDRFLSLVTDALLELVPAAHASVVEWVDGEDMVYRACSGTIAQHVGLRLKRDGSLSGLCSVEKHLLYSVDTANDTRVDAAACRRVGATSMIVAPLLYQSEVAGVVKLMAGSPGAFSNDDIETLERITSLVASGMAHQRVFAENRALIEQNTITIARLRTEISLREAADSKLEASLRRRRLVLDTTHDAFVCTDADGIVIDWNDAATRTFGYARDAVMGRPMLDVLFPARCKDRYAELDVFRITPEPNADGPSYRSRTELIARRIDGSEFPAELSACPVHFDGHIELAYFIRDVTERFSARELDKRFRVLVDAIKDYAITMLDPHGHITTWSAGSTQVMGYTPDEVLGQSSALFYTPEDVAAGRPKRDLELAAREGRIEMEEWRVRKNGTIFWANIITTALRDPNGALQGFAKITRDMSRRRRLEELEASSQRMSQFLALLGHELRNPLAPLRNAVSMLQLKSASHGAFVPEHELIDRQLSHLTRLVDDLLDAGRVTLGRVQIEPKPVSMQAIAQLSIEGSAPLLATRNQTLDVVMPDTPMYIEGDLTRMVQVVQNLLNNASKFSPPGASIGLQAFRSGRLLAIRIHDSGRGIDRDAIDAIFNLFVQETPTQEQADKSGLGIGLTLARAIVDLHGGHIDAHSEGRGKGSVFTVWLPECSRAIADEGQRDEAPGPTRPVDLKVMVVDDNVDSADSMATLVQVLGHEAHAVYDGAAAIELARKLQPHLVLLDLSMPKMTGFDALPHIRQAIAAPGAVIAAMTGLGTSEDRVRTEAAGFDLHLTKPVGLPDLESVLQIAVAHVRD, from the coding sequence ATGAACGCCAGCCAGGACCGACAGATCGACACGCCCGACACGGCCGCCCTGCTCGATCGCGAGCGCTCGACGAACGCGCGTTTGAGAAAGCTGATCGACGCACATTCCAGAATTGCCGCTGCGAAGCTGGATCTCGACCGCTTCCTGTCGCTCGTCACCGACGCGCTGCTCGAACTGGTGCCCGCTGCGCATGCGTCCGTGGTCGAATGGGTCGACGGCGAGGACATGGTGTATCGCGCATGCAGCGGCACCATTGCGCAGCACGTCGGCTTGCGCCTCAAGCGGGACGGCAGCCTGTCGGGCCTGTGCTCGGTCGAAAAGCATCTGCTGTATAGCGTCGATACGGCGAACGATACGCGCGTCGATGCGGCTGCATGCAGGCGCGTGGGCGCGACGTCGATGATCGTTGCCCCGCTGCTGTACCAGTCCGAAGTAGCGGGCGTGGTCAAGCTGATGGCGGGCAGCCCAGGCGCGTTCTCTAACGACGACATCGAAACGCTCGAACGGATCACGTCGCTCGTCGCCTCGGGCATGGCGCATCAGCGGGTGTTTGCGGAAAACCGTGCGCTCATCGAGCAGAACACCATCACGATCGCGCGGCTGCGCACCGAAATCAGCCTGCGCGAAGCCGCCGACAGCAAGCTCGAAGCGTCGCTGCGCCGCCGCCGTCTCGTGCTCGACACGACGCACGATGCGTTCGTGTGCACCGACGCCGACGGCATCGTTATCGACTGGAACGATGCCGCGACGCGCACCTTCGGCTACGCGCGCGACGCCGTCATGGGGCGGCCGATGCTGGACGTGTTGTTCCCCGCGCGCTGCAAGGACCGCTATGCCGAACTGGACGTGTTCAGGATCACGCCGGAACCCAATGCGGACGGACCCTCGTACCGCAGCCGCACCGAGCTCATCGCGCGGCGTATCGACGGCAGCGAGTTTCCCGCGGAACTGTCCGCGTGCCCGGTGCACTTCGACGGACACATCGAGCTCGCCTACTTCATACGCGATGTGACAGAGCGCTTCAGCGCGCGAGAACTCGACAAGCGCTTCCGCGTGCTCGTCGACGCGATCAAGGACTATGCGATCACGATGCTCGACCCGCATGGGCACATCACCACGTGGAGCGCGGGGTCGACTCAGGTGATGGGCTACACGCCGGATGAAGTGCTCGGCCAGTCATCCGCGCTCTTCTACACGCCCGAGGACGTCGCGGCGGGCAGGCCGAAACGCGATCTCGAACTCGCCGCACGCGAAGGCCGCATCGAAATGGAAGAGTGGCGCGTGCGCAAGAACGGCACGATCTTCTGGGCGAACATCATCACGACGGCGCTGCGCGATCCGAATGGCGCGCTGCAAGGCTTTGCGAAGATCACGCGCGACATGTCGCGGCGCCGGCGTCTCGAAGAACTCGAAGCATCGAGCCAGCGCATGAGCCAGTTCCTCGCGCTGCTCGGGCACGAACTGCGCAATCCGCTTGCGCCGCTGCGCAACGCCGTCAGCATGCTGCAACTGAAGTCCGCCAGTCACGGTGCCTTCGTACCCGAGCATGAACTGATAGACCGGCAGTTGTCGCATCTCACGCGGCTGGTCGACGATCTGCTCGACGCCGGACGCGTCACGCTGGGGCGCGTGCAGATCGAGCCGAAGCCGGTATCGATGCAGGCCATCGCGCAGCTGAGCATCGAGGGCAGCGCGCCGCTGCTGGCCACGCGCAATCAGACGCTCGACGTGGTGATGCCCGACACACCGATGTATATCGAAGGCGACCTGACGCGCATGGTGCAGGTCGTGCAGAACCTGCTGAACAACGCGTCGAAGTTCAGCCCGCCGGGCGCATCGATCGGCTTGCAGGCGTTTCGTTCGGGGCGGCTGCTGGCAATCCGCATTCACGATTCCGGTCGCGGCATCGACCGCGATGCAATCGACGCGATCTTCAACCTGTTCGTGCAGGAAACGCCGACCCAAGAACAGGCCGACAAGAGCGGGCTCGGGATCGGGCTGACGCTGGCGCGCGCGATCGTCGACCTGCACGGCGGGCATATCGACGCGCATAGCGAAGGACGCGGCAAAGGCAGCGTGTTCACGGTCTGGCTGCCGGAATGCAGCCGCGCGATCGCGGACGAAGGCCAGCGCGACGAAGCGCCTGGTCCCACGCGGCCCGTCGATCTGAAAGTGATGGTGGTCGACGATAACGTCGATTCCGCCGACAGCATGGCGACGCTCGTACAGGTGCTCGGACATGAAGCGCACGCCGTGTACGACGGCGCGGCCGCCATCGAACTCGCTCGCAAATTGCAGCCGCATCTGGTGTTGCTCGATCTGTCGATGCCGAAGATGACGGGCTTCGATGCGCTGCCGCACATCCGCCAGGCGATCGCAGCGCCGGGCGCCGTGATCGCTGCGATGACGGGGCTCGGCACCAGCGAAGACCGCGTGCGGACGGAAGCCGCGGGATTCGACCTGCACCTGACCAAGCCCGTCGGTCTGCCCGACCTGGAAAGCGTGTTGCAGATCGCCGTCGCGCACGTGCGCGACTAG
- a CDS encoding LysR family transcriptional regulator, translated as METQNIEDLWTHLHWLTMLAEQGTYTAAAARLGVSKAAMSQRISELERAAGISLVQRTTRSVRLTEAGQQLVDATRGQYAQIAASFAQVRELSGVPRGQVRVTAPVAFARQQLVPKLPEFLSANPAVRVQLEVSDRLVSLATEGFDLAIRHTAEPPDTHVAWKLCDTRSVIVATRAYLRKRGMPKSPDELASHDCLFYPRSMGEPMWSFERKSARKNTARPVALPVKGPFCANNSETLRDAALESLGIALVPDFTAQAAVQAGKLVVVLPDWRVTGAFAEQLYILRPYASHVPRAVGLFVGYLRERFAQGFPV; from the coding sequence ATGGAAACGCAAAATATCGAAGATCTGTGGACGCATCTGCACTGGCTCACGATGCTCGCCGAACAGGGCACCTACACGGCGGCGGCCGCGCGTCTCGGCGTCAGCAAGGCGGCGATGAGCCAGCGCATCTCCGAACTGGAGCGCGCCGCGGGCATCTCGCTGGTGCAGCGCACGACACGCAGCGTGCGCCTGACGGAAGCTGGCCAGCAACTCGTCGATGCCACGCGCGGCCAATATGCCCAGATCGCGGCGAGCTTCGCGCAGGTCCGCGAACTGTCGGGCGTGCCGCGCGGACAGGTGCGCGTGACCGCGCCCGTTGCGTTCGCGCGGCAGCAACTGGTGCCGAAGCTGCCCGAGTTTCTGTCGGCAAATCCGGCCGTGCGTGTACAGCTGGAAGTGTCGGACCGCCTCGTGTCGCTCGCCACGGAAGGCTTCGACCTCGCGATACGCCACACCGCGGAGCCCCCCGACACGCACGTCGCGTGGAAGCTGTGCGACACGCGCTCCGTGATCGTCGCAACGCGTGCCTACCTGCGAAAGCGCGGCATGCCGAAGTCGCCGGACGAACTCGCATCGCACGACTGCCTGTTCTACCCGCGCTCGATGGGCGAGCCGATGTGGTCGTTCGAGCGCAAGTCGGCGCGGAAGAATACTGCGCGGCCCGTCGCGTTGCCCGTGAAAGGCCCGTTTTGCGCCAACAACAGCGAAACGCTGCGCGACGCGGCGCTCGAAAGCCTGGGCATCGCGCTCGTGCCGGATTTCACCGCGCAGGCCGCCGTGCAGGCGGGCAAGCTGGTGGTCGTGTTGCCCGACTGGCGAGTGACGGGCGCCTTCGCCGAGCAGCTTTATATCTTGCGGCCCTACGCGTCACACGTGCCGCGCGCCGTCGGTCTGTTCGTCGGCTATCTGCGCGAGCGTTTTGCGCAGGGTTTCCCCGTCTGA
- a CDS encoding CoA-acylating methylmalonate-semialdehyde dehydrogenase: protein MQAYTDSADVGHFIHGQRVSGTGTRSQAVFNPATGARARKLLLGEAADVEAAVASAKAAFPKWADTPPIRRARVMLRFLELMNRHRDELAAIITAEHGKVFSDAQGEVSRGIDVIEFACGIPQLLKGDYTEQVSTGIDNWTMRQPLGVVAGITPFNFPCMVPCWMFPVAIATGNAFILKPSERDPSAALFMAGLLKEAGLPDGVFNVVQGDKVVVDALLTHPDVKAVSFVGSTPIANYIYETGAKYGKRVQALGGAKNHMVVMPDADLDKAVDALIGAAYGSAGERCMAISVALLVGDVADKIMPKLAERARTLIVKNGMEADAEMGPIVTRQALERIEGYIAEGVKEGATLVVDGRGLKVPGHEDGFFTGGTLFDHVTPQMRIYKEEIFGPVLACVRVKDFTESVELINAHEFGNGVACFTSDGHIAREFGRRIEVGMVGINVPIPVPMAWHGFGGWKRSLFGDTHAYGEEGVRFYTKQKSIMQRWSESIEKGAEFAMPTAK from the coding sequence ATGCAAGCCTATACCGACAGCGCAGACGTGGGTCATTTCATTCATGGCCAGCGCGTCAGCGGCACGGGAACCCGTAGCCAGGCCGTTTTCAATCCCGCCACGGGCGCGCGAGCCCGCAAGCTGCTGCTCGGCGAAGCGGCCGATGTCGAAGCGGCCGTCGCCAGCGCGAAGGCTGCGTTTCCGAAGTGGGCCGATACGCCGCCCATCCGCCGCGCGCGTGTCATGCTGCGCTTCCTCGAACTGATGAACCGTCATCGCGACGAATTGGCCGCCATCATCACGGCCGAGCACGGCAAGGTGTTCTCGGACGCGCAGGGTGAAGTGTCGCGCGGCATCGACGTAATCGAATTTGCATGCGGCATTCCGCAACTGCTGAAGGGCGACTACACGGAACAGGTGTCGACGGGTATCGATAACTGGACGATGCGTCAGCCGCTGGGCGTCGTCGCGGGTATTACGCCGTTCAACTTCCCTTGCATGGTGCCGTGCTGGATGTTCCCGGTCGCGATTGCGACGGGTAACGCGTTCATTCTGAAGCCGAGCGAGCGCGATCCGTCGGCTGCGCTCTTCATGGCCGGGCTGCTGAAAGAAGCCGGCCTGCCCGATGGCGTGTTCAATGTCGTGCAGGGCGACAAAGTGGTCGTGGATGCATTGCTCACGCACCCGGACGTCAAGGCGGTGAGCTTCGTCGGCTCGACGCCGATCGCGAACTACATCTACGAAACGGGCGCGAAGTACGGCAAGCGCGTGCAGGCGCTGGGCGGCGCGAAGAATCATATGGTGGTGATGCCCGATGCCGATCTCGACAAGGCCGTCGACGCGCTGATCGGCGCCGCATACGGATCGGCTGGCGAGCGCTGCATGGCGATTTCCGTCGCGCTGCTGGTCGGCGACGTGGCCGACAAGATCATGCCGAAGCTCGCCGAGCGCGCCCGCACGCTGATCGTGAAGAACGGCATGGAGGCCGACGCCGAAATGGGCCCGATCGTTACGCGCCAGGCGCTGGAGCGGATCGAAGGTTATATCGCCGAAGGTGTGAAGGAAGGCGCGACGCTCGTCGTCGACGGTCGCGGTCTGAAAGTGCCGGGTCATGAAGACGGCTTCTTCACGGGCGGCACGCTGTTCGATCACGTAACGCCGCAAATGCGCATCTACAAGGAAGAGATTTTCGGGCCGGTGTTGGCTTGTGTGCGAGTGAAGGACTTTACGGAATCCGTCGAACTGATCAATGCGCATGAGTTCGGCAATGGCGTCGCGTGCTTCACGAGCGATGGTCACATCGCACGCGAGTTTGGCCGCCGCATCGAAGTCGGCATGGTCGGCATCAATGTGCCGATTCCCGTGCCGATGGCATGGCACGGCTTCGGCGGCTGGAAGCGCAGTCTGTTCGGCGATACGCATGCATACGGCGAAGAAGGCGTGCGCTTCTATACGAAGCAGAAGTCGATCATGCAGCGCTGGTCGGAGAGTATCGAGAAGGGTGCCGAGTTTGCGATGCCGACCGCGAAATAA
- a CDS encoding organic hydroperoxide resistance protein — MSLEKALYTAHATATGGRDGRATVPDAGLDFKLTTPKELGGKGGEGANPEQLFAAGYSACFIGAMKFVAARDKIAMPADASIDSSVGIGTIPNGFGIEVAMKISLPGMDRDAAQDLINKAHVVCPYSNATRNNIDVTLTLV; from the coding sequence ATGTCGCTCGAAAAGGCCCTCTACACCGCACACGCAACTGCAACGGGTGGCCGCGACGGCCGCGCCACTGTGCCGGACGCCGGCCTCGATTTCAAGCTCACGACGCCGAAGGAACTCGGCGGGAAAGGCGGAGAAGGCGCCAACCCCGAACAGCTGTTCGCGGCCGGTTACAGCGCGTGTTTTATCGGTGCAATGAAATTCGTTGCCGCACGGGACAAGATCGCGATGCCCGCCGATGCGTCAATCGACAGCAGCGTCGGGATCGGAACAATCCCGAATGGCTTCGGCATCGAAGTCGCGATGAAGATTTCATTGCCTGGCATGGACCGTGACGCAGCCCAGGACCTGATCAACAAGGCTCACGTCGTGTGCCCATACTCGAACGCGACGCGCAACAACATCGACGTGACACTGACGCTGGTTTGA
- a CDS encoding tautomerase family protein, whose amino-acid sequence MPIVTIQVTREGTTPGADCVSAEEKAQLIEGVSQLLLEVLHKPLESTFVVIDEVPTENWGWGGLPALEYRKLKASKQV is encoded by the coding sequence ATGCCGATTGTCACCATCCAGGTCACGCGCGAAGGCACGACGCCGGGCGCGGACTGCGTAAGCGCCGAAGAGAAAGCGCAGCTCATCGAAGGCGTGAGCCAGCTGTTGCTCGAGGTGCTGCACAAGCCTTTGGAATCCACTTTCGTCGTGATCGACGAGGTGCCGACCGAGAATTGGGGTTGGGGCGGGCTGCCCGCCCTGGAGTATCGAAAGCTCAAAGCATCGAAACAGGTTTGA
- a CDS encoding D-cysteine desulfhydrase family protein, whose translation MSIAPDLDLTAFSRYRLMEGPTPIQHLGRLSKLAGNVDIYVKRDDLMGLGGGGSKLRKLEFLLGEALAQGADTIVTVGARQSNHARLTAAAAARAGLACEIVLTRTVPRDDNDYLHNGNVLLDQLLGARIHDLPGHADAMAFAQHRAEDLRKSGRKVYLAPLGGSSAVGNLGYAACAAELLGQAREAGVSFDRIALPNGSGGTHAGLVAGLLSMGEDPARVVAYNVLATHESTLANTRLKAQQTLELIQPAAILPISGVIVADGQRGDGYGIPTDAMREAVRLLASTEGLLLDPVYGGKAFAGLLQDIRSQAFAPGSKVLFLMTGGLPGLYAYRSAF comes from the coding sequence ATGTCGATCGCACCGGATCTCGATCTCACCGCATTTTCCCGCTACCGCCTGATGGAAGGTCCCACGCCGATCCAGCACCTCGGCCGCTTGAGCAAGCTGGCGGGCAACGTGGATATCTACGTCAAGCGCGACGACCTGATGGGCCTCGGCGGTGGCGGCAGCAAACTCAGAAAGCTCGAGTTCCTGCTAGGCGAGGCGCTCGCGCAAGGCGCAGATACGATCGTCACGGTCGGTGCGCGCCAGTCGAATCACGCGCGGCTCACGGCAGCGGCGGCGGCGCGAGCCGGACTCGCATGCGAAATCGTGCTGACCCGCACGGTGCCGCGCGACGACAACGACTACCTTCACAATGGCAACGTGCTGCTGGACCAACTGCTCGGCGCACGTATTCATGATCTGCCGGGCCATGCCGACGCGATGGCGTTTGCGCAGCATCGCGCGGAAGATCTGCGCAAGTCGGGACGCAAGGTGTATCTCGCGCCGTTGGGCGGCTCGTCCGCGGTGGGCAATCTCGGCTATGCGGCGTGTGCAGCCGAGCTTCTCGGACAGGCGCGCGAAGCGGGGGTCTCCTTCGATCGCATTGCGCTGCCCAATGGCAGCGGCGGCACGCACGCGGGTCTCGTTGCGGGGCTGCTGTCGATGGGCGAAGATCCCGCGCGCGTGGTTGCCTATAACGTGCTGGCGACGCACGAAAGTACGTTGGCCAATACGCGGCTGAAGGCGCAGCAAACGCTTGAGCTGATCCAGCCAGCAGCGATTCTTCCCATCTCGGGCGTCATCGTGGCGGACGGCCAGCGAGGCGACGGATATGGCATTCCCACCGACGCAATGCGTGAAGCGGTGCGGCTTCTCGCGAGCACCGAAGGTCTGCTGCTCGATCCCGTGTACGGCGGCAAGGCGTTTGCGGGCTTGCTGCAAGACATCAGAAGCCAGGCGTTTGCGCCTGGCTCGAAGGTGCTGTTCCTGATGACGGGCGGCTTGCCTGGGCTCTACGCGTATCGCAGCGCGTTTTGA
- a CDS encoding thioredoxin family protein — translation MYSRFKTLATVVAVAAIAALGAVVANSGAATAVPVDKNRAAPEFTGINQWLNSRPLTMQQLRGKVVLVDFWTYTCINCVHTLPHVEKLYEKYKDQGLVVIGVHTPEYAFERETKKVSAAIAEYGLHYPVAQDNSYATWNAYGNQYWPAVYLIDKQGHIVYSHFGEGDYDQIDAAVREQLARPGQAG, via the coding sequence ATGTACTCCCGATTCAAGACCCTGGCCACTGTCGTCGCAGTGGCCGCCATCGCCGCTCTGGGCGCAGTCGTCGCCAACAGCGGCGCCGCGACTGCCGTTCCCGTCGACAAGAATCGCGCTGCGCCGGAATTCACCGGCATCAACCAATGGCTCAACTCACGGCCGCTCACCATGCAGCAGTTGCGCGGCAAGGTCGTTCTGGTGGACTTCTGGACATACACCTGCATCAACTGCGTTCATACGCTGCCGCATGTCGAGAAGCTGTACGAGAAGTACAAGGATCAAGGCCTGGTGGTGATCGGCGTGCACACGCCCGAATACGCGTTCGAGCGCGAAACGAAGAAAGTCAGCGCAGCCATTGCCGAGTACGGCCTGCACTACCCCGTCGCGCAGGACAACAGCTACGCGACATGGAACGCGTACGGCAATCAATACTGGCCCGCGGTCTATCTGATCGACAAGCAAGGGCACATCGTCTATAGCCACTTCGGCGAAGGCGATTACGACCAGATCGACGCTGCCGTGCGCGAACAGCTGGCGCGCCCCGGTCAGGCGGGTTGA
- a CDS encoding LysR family transcriptional regulator, whose protein sequence is MDVADLKVFEAVARHGSMNRAAVELHTVQSNVTARIRALEREIGVALFQRHVRGVSLTPAGQRMLPYAARIAKVLADARLAALDDGPPAGALALGTLETTAALRLSPILSHFAGIYPDVRLSLTTGTSCSLTEDVAACRLDGAFVAGPIDHPDLHAEMIFQEELVLVTSRNVRSIDALPASPDLKTIVFRLGCSYRQRLEALLAEKGIVTATPLEFGSLDAIVACVAAGIGVTLLPRGVVASAAERGIVALHALPPEKAQVATLFIRRHDAYVSSAMQAFVEVTRSQLDPVMAAA, encoded by the coding sequence ATGGATGTCGCCGACCTGAAGGTCTTCGAGGCAGTGGCCCGTCACGGCAGCATGAACCGGGCGGCTGTCGAACTTCATACCGTTCAGTCCAATGTGACAGCGCGAATCCGCGCTCTCGAACGGGAGATCGGCGTCGCGCTGTTTCAACGGCATGTGCGCGGCGTGAGTCTGACGCCGGCAGGTCAGCGGATGCTGCCGTACGCCGCGCGCATCGCCAAAGTGCTTGCGGACGCACGGCTCGCCGCACTCGACGACGGTCCGCCTGCAGGCGCGCTTGCACTGGGCACGCTCGAAACGACGGCGGCGCTGCGACTGTCACCCATCCTCAGCCACTTCGCGGGAATCTATCCTGATGTGCGCCTGTCGCTGACGACGGGCACGAGTTGCAGTCTCACGGAAGACGTGGCCGCGTGCCGGCTCGACGGCGCATTCGTCGCCGGTCCCATCGATCATCCCGATCTGCATGCCGAGATGATCTTCCAGGAAGAACTGGTGCTGGTGACATCGCGCAACGTGCGCTCGATCGACGCGCTCCCGGCTTCGCCGGACCTGAAGACGATTGTATTCAGACTGGGATGTTCTTACCGTCAGCGGCTCGAAGCGCTGCTTGCGGAGAAGGGCATCGTCACGGCTACGCCCCTCGAATTCGGCTCGCTCGATGCGATCGTCGCGTGCGTTGCGGCGGGTATCGGCGTGACGCTCTTGCCTCGCGGCGTGGTGGCGAGCGCGGCCGAGCGGGGAATCGTCGCGCTTCATGCATTGCCGCCCGAGAAGGCGCAGGTGGCCACGCTGTTCATCCGGCGTCACGACGCGTATGTATCGAGCGCGATGCAGGCTTTCGTCGAAGTCACCCGTTCGCAGCTTGACCCTGTCATGGCGGCTGCCTGA
- a CDS encoding LysR family transcriptional regulator: protein MDQLYMLRAFVSAAQHQSFSKAAASLGVTTGSISKAIAKLEASIQTRVLHRTTRSVTLTEEAQSYYLSCCRLLEELDEANRRIMREREVDSGKLRLVIHPMLVSDTFSQFLSSYREVAPNVNLVVSVHEGAVNLYDGQFDMAMLPPHQVEQSAVIRRTLFRSSRSLVASADYLARRGTPRRAADLSEHFLLLPTQSRQRNTNYVQMIENDEPVQVIPMSSMDGNDVLLRAAALAGAGIAELPEAIARDDMASGKLVPVLPNCSISDSEVEVCLFYSHRELLPARFRTFVDFCTDFFRVNGARRRAPLLDMEQQAA from the coding sequence ATGGACCAGCTTTATATGTTGAGGGCGTTCGTTTCGGCGGCGCAGCACCAGAGTTTCAGCAAGGCGGCAGCCTCGCTGGGGGTAACGACAGGGTCCATTTCGAAGGCGATTGCGAAACTCGAAGCGTCCATCCAGACGCGCGTGCTTCATCGCACGACGCGCTCCGTCACGCTGACGGAAGAGGCGCAATCGTACTACCTGAGTTGCTGCCGGCTGCTCGAAGAACTCGACGAAGCGAATCGCCGCATCATGCGCGAACGCGAGGTGGACAGCGGCAAGCTGCGTCTCGTGATTCATCCGATGCTCGTCAGCGATACGTTCTCGCAGTTTCTGTCGAGCTATCGCGAAGTCGCCCCGAACGTGAATCTCGTTGTGTCCGTGCACGAGGGCGCCGTGAACCTCTATGACGGACAGTTCGACATGGCAATGTTGCCGCCGCATCAGGTCGAACAATCGGCTGTGATTCGCAGAACCTTGTTCAGATCGTCGCGCTCGCTCGTCGCGTCGGCCGACTATCTCGCGCGGCGCGGCACGCCACGGCGCGCCGCCGATCTGTCCGAGCACTTCCTGCTGCTGCCGACGCAATCGCGCCAGCGCAACACGAACTACGTGCAGATGATCGAAAACGACGAACCCGTACAGGTGATTCCGATGTCGTCGATGGATGGCAATGACGTGCTGCTGCGCGCAGCTGCACTCGCGGGCGCCGGCATCGCGGAGCTACCCGAAGCGATTGCGCGCGACGACATGGCCTCGGGCAAGCTGGTTCCCGTCTTGCCCAACTGTTCGATCTCGGACAGCGAAGTCGAAGTCTGTCTGTTCTATTCGCATCGGGAATTACTGCCCGCGCGCTTTAGAACATTCGTCGACTTTTGCACAGATTTCTTTCGCGTCAATGGCGCACGACGCCGTGCGCCGCTTCTCGATATGGAGCAGCAGGCGGCTTGA